One genomic window of Hyphomicrobiales bacterium includes the following:
- a CDS encoding TRAP transporter small permease subunit encodes MLAMTHRLAGLLASASEILARLGVLVVAMILFVQVVLRYVFNTGLPWPEEASRYIMIWVTMLAGSLLVRDEQLIAVDFFDKYWPERALRYRNALFRLLLAAMLAVLFWVGLDQAMFSAFRRTATLEISWFWPYLAIPVGAALMLLNMALLAVRDLTAEDFKSSRRARDTEPLG; translated from the coding sequence ATGCTCGCAATGACGCACCGGCTGGCCGGGCTGCTCGCCAGCGCGAGCGAGATCCTGGCAAGACTGGGCGTGCTCGTCGTTGCGATGATCCTTTTCGTCCAGGTCGTGCTGCGCTACGTCTTCAACACTGGGCTGCCGTGGCCGGAAGAAGCCTCGCGATACATCATGATCTGGGTGACGATGCTCGCCGGAAGCCTCCTGGTCCGCGACGAGCAGCTCATCGCGGTCGATTTCTTCGACAAGTACTGGCCGGAGCGCGCGCTGCGCTACCGCAATGCGCTCTTTCGGCTGCTGCTCGCCGCCATGCTGGCCGTGCTGTTCTGGGTGGGACTCGATCAGGCGATGTTCAGCGCGTTCCGCCGGACGGCGACGCTCGAAATCTCCTGGTTCTGGCCCTACCTCGCAATTCCGGTCGGCGCCGCTCTCATGCTTCTCAACATGGCGCTGCTCGCCGTTCGCGATCTGACCGCCGAGGATTTCAAGTCGTCGCGGCGTGCCCGCGACACCGAGCCGCTCGGCTAG
- a CDS encoding DctP family TRAP transporter solute-binding subunit, protein MPGAPVASWLSGSRGSCIPQWLAPCRVRWRSTHFRTTRARRQAAARQCPDHVSVECKYQVEGMRLMLHSSLLQRLAGVALLGASIMVAAPGAIAQTVVKLGHTEAEGDLLKNPYWAFTEVFGRVLENETNGRYTLQVFPNKQLGDLESLAEQTSRGTIQMAAGLSAGHLSSYFPSIQVLEMPYMFPTTEVGRRVMNGRFGSELSDAVAAQSGIRILSYLPSAFRSFTNNVRVIRTPEDMKGLKIRVQNIPIHVEMVKALGASATPIAWAELYGALQTGVVDGQENAPYTLLLANLQQVQKYYTLDRHLLNMPLIVVNEKFFQGLSPADQKAFRYAASEASFAMLGIITAKESQDLKTIAAAGVTIYSPTPEEFQKFVEATREPIMAIMREKVDQRWIDGLVAAIEEAKGQ, encoded by the coding sequence ATGCCCGGTGCGCCGGTAGCATCATGGCTCAGCGGGAGCAGAGGGAGCTGCATTCCGCAATGGCTGGCGCCCTGCCGGGTGCGCTGGCGCAGCACACATTTCCGAACAACCCGGGCTCGTCGCCAGGCTGCGGCACGGCAATGCCCGGACCACGTATCCGTCGAATGTAAGTATCAAGTGGAAGGGATGAGATTGATGCTGCACTCCTCTTTGTTGCAACGGCTCGCCGGGGTCGCGCTGCTCGGTGCGTCGATCATGGTTGCGGCTCCGGGGGCGATCGCCCAAACAGTCGTCAAGCTCGGCCACACGGAGGCCGAGGGTGATCTGCTGAAGAACCCCTACTGGGCCTTCACCGAGGTCTTCGGCCGCGTGCTCGAGAACGAGACGAATGGGCGATATACGCTGCAGGTCTTTCCGAACAAGCAGCTCGGCGACCTCGAAAGCCTCGCCGAGCAGACCTCCCGGGGCACCATCCAGATGGCGGCGGGGCTCAGCGCCGGTCACCTCAGCAGCTATTTCCCGAGCATCCAGGTGCTCGAGATGCCCTATATGTTCCCGACGACCGAGGTCGGACGCCGGGTGATGAACGGGCGCTTCGGCTCGGAGCTTTCCGATGCGGTCGCGGCTCAGAGCGGCATTCGCATTCTCTCCTATCTGCCGTCCGCATTCCGCAGCTTTACGAACAATGTCCGTGTGATCCGAACGCCGGAGGACATGAAGGGCCTCAAGATCCGCGTCCAGAACATTCCGATCCACGTCGAGATGGTGAAGGCGCTCGGCGCCTCGGCGACCCCGATCGCCTGGGCGGAGCTTTATGGCGCGCTGCAGACCGGCGTCGTCGATGGTCAGGAGAATGCGCCTTATACCCTCCTTCTCGCGAACCTGCAGCAGGTCCAGAAGTACTACACGCTCGACCGCCATCTGCTGAACATGCCGCTGATCGTCGTCAACGAGAAGTTTTTCCAGGGTCTCAGCCCGGCCGACCAGAAGGCATTCCGGTATGCCGCGAGCGAGGCCTCGTTCGCCATGCTCGGCATCATCACGGCCAAGGAATCGCAGGACCTCAAGACCATCGCCGCGGCCGGCGTGACGATCTACTCGCCGACGCCCGAGGAGTTCCAGAAGTTCGTCGAGGCGACGCGTGAGCCGATCATGGCGATCATGCGCGAGAAGGTCGACCAGCGCTGGATCGATGGTCTGGTCGCCGCGATCGAGGAAGCAAAAGGTCAGTAG
- a CDS encoding alpha-hydroxy-acid oxidizing protein — MAAPLNFDQARERARRWLPRLVFEYIDRGTEDEISLVDTAASWDDVALRPSVLVDVSKRSAAAEILGCRVSFPLVIAPTALAGLVWYDGEVALARAAHAAGVPFCVATQSVTSIEEIADSKARLWLQLYVWRERSRTFAFLERAAAAGAEVLVLTVDTPISPKREYNIRNGFNVPYAPTARSIADALMHPRWLVSVLLRHILAKGFPTYGHYPSEFRSKAGRERLGTEMALDDRVNWSDVAELRRRWQGPLVLKGILSLEDARLAVRAGCDGIVVSNHGARNLDAAPTPVEVLPEIADAVGDQLTVLADSGIRRGSHIARALALGAKGVLAGRAPLYGLACGGEAGARNILAVLRDELERTMAGVGVTDVAGLAGRAMRSRQSRSPLEK, encoded by the coding sequence ATGGCCGCTCCCCTCAATTTCGACCAAGCCCGCGAACGCGCGCGCAGATGGCTGCCGCGCCTCGTCTTCGAATACATCGATCGGGGAACGGAGGACGAGATCAGCCTCGTCGACACCGCGGCATCCTGGGATGACGTCGCGCTGCGCCCGTCGGTGTTGGTCGACGTCTCGAAGCGCTCGGCGGCAGCCGAGATCCTCGGCTGCCGGGTTTCGTTTCCCCTGGTGATAGCGCCGACTGCCCTCGCCGGGCTGGTCTGGTACGATGGCGAGGTTGCATTGGCCCGCGCGGCGCACGCGGCAGGCGTTCCATTTTGCGTTGCAACACAGTCTGTCACCTCCATCGAGGAGATCGCCGACAGCAAAGCCCGACTCTGGCTCCAGCTCTACGTCTGGCGGGAACGCTCACGCACGTTCGCCTTTCTCGAGCGCGCCGCGGCGGCCGGCGCCGAAGTGCTCGTGCTCACCGTCGACACCCCCATCAGCCCGAAGCGCGAATACAACATCCGCAATGGCTTCAACGTTCCCTACGCGCCGACCGCCAGATCGATCGCCGATGCATTGATGCACCCGCGCTGGCTCGTCTCGGTCCTGCTGCGGCACATCCTGGCGAAGGGATTTCCGACCTACGGCCATTATCCCTCCGAGTTCAGGTCGAAGGCGGGCCGCGAGCGACTCGGCACGGAGATGGCGCTCGACGATCGAGTGAACTGGTCGGATGTCGCGGAACTCCGCCGGCGCTGGCAAGGTCCACTCGTTCTCAAAGGGATATTGTCGCTCGAGGACGCGCGGCTCGCCGTCCGCGCCGGCTGCGACGGCATCGTCGTCTCCAATCACGGAGCGCGAAATCTCGATGCGGCACCGACGCCCGTCGAGGTTCTGCCCGAGATCGCCGACGCGGTCGGCGATCAGCTCACCGTACTCGCCGACAGCGGCATCCGCCGGGGGAGCCATATCGCGCGCGCGCTCGCCCTCGGAGCCAAGGGCGTGCTGGCCGGCCGGGCGCCGCTCTACGGGCTCGCCTGCGGGGGAGAGGCGGGGGCACGCAACATCCTCGCGGTCCTGCGTGACGAACTCGAGCGCACGATGGCGGGTGTCGGCGTCACCGATGTCGCTGGCCTCGCCGGTCGGGCGATGCGCTCGCGCCAGTCCCGGTCACCCCTGGAGAAATGA
- a CDS encoding LysR family transcriptional regulator, translated as MNLRHLEVFRAIMRHGSLTAAAEALHVSQPAISKVLRHFEARIGYRLFDRIGGRLVATAEAELLFRDADRIFREVEVLKGFSDRIRDKQVGLLRIASSAPPAFALLPHAIEQFHRRNPGARIVVHTLPAEEIAERILIGDVDMGLTLAAIAEPQVRCTVIDRTEIVAVMHREHALAGRAFLGPQDFEGVSMISYGSQPLMGRLLDRVFREAGLRHEPQFEITMSIAAALFVARGLGVALVDGLMPWRNFGDFVVLPFRPRVEMEVVLTTSLALPSSRFANEFKDDLEAAARALRHAKG; from the coding sequence ATGAACCTGCGACACCTCGAAGTCTTTCGGGCGATCATGCGGCACGGCTCGCTGACAGCCGCGGCCGAGGCCCTGCACGTCTCCCAGCCCGCCATCAGCAAGGTGCTGCGCCATTTCGAGGCCCGCATCGGCTACCGTCTCTTCGACCGCATCGGTGGACGGCTCGTCGCCACCGCCGAGGCGGAGCTGCTGTTTCGCGATGCCGACCGGATCTTCCGCGAAGTCGAGGTTCTCAAAGGTTTTTCCGACCGGATCCGCGACAAGCAGGTAGGACTTCTGCGTATCGCCTCCAGTGCCCCGCCCGCATTTGCCCTCCTGCCGCACGCCATCGAGCAATTCCACCGGCGCAACCCCGGCGCTCGCATCGTCGTGCACACGTTGCCGGCCGAGGAGATCGCCGAACGGATCCTCATCGGTGATGTCGACATGGGCCTTACGCTCGCCGCGATCGCCGAGCCGCAGGTGCGCTGTACGGTCATCGACCGCACGGAGATCGTCGCGGTGATGCATCGCGAGCATGCCCTCGCCGGGCGGGCGTTCCTCGGTCCGCAGGACTTCGAGGGTGTCAGCATGATCAGTTATGGCTCCCAGCCGTTGATGGGGCGCCTCCTCGATCGCGTCTTTCGCGAGGCAGGGCTGCGCCACGAGCCGCAATTCGAGATCACCATGTCGATTGCCGCGGCGCTGTTCGTTGCCCGGGGTCTCGGCGTCGCCCTCGTCGACGGTCTCATGCCGTGGCGCAACTTCGGCGATTTCGTCGTCCTGCCGTTTCGCCCGCGCGTCGAGATGGAGGTGGTGCTGACGACCAGCCTGGCGCTGCCGAGCTCGCGATTTGCGAACGAGTTCAAGGATGATCTCGAAGCTGCCGCGCGGGCGCTGCGTCACGCGAAGGGCTGA
- a CDS encoding FAD-dependent oxidoreductase — protein MKLASYWLETAPAFAGGAQGEPPSRADVVVIGGGFTGLSAALALAKTGADVVVLEAAGVVSAASGRNGGHCNNGLAHDASALVDRFGLERTRALYRAFDDGVERVAAIVGEEGIDCDFRRSGKLKLAAKPGHAGGLERLQAFLAREIDPDTAFLMRSDLEAEIGSRVYHGGLLYRRSAMLHVGRFGVGLAEAASRRGARIYENTPVSQVRRDGARMIVEAGKARISCGAVLLATGAQTTRPFDYFRRRIVQVGSFIVATAPLSDALAREIAPGNRTFVTTKHIGNYFRLTADNRLVFGGRARFAISNPTSDASSGVILERAMRAIFPQLRDTRIDYCWGGLLDMTADRLPRAGEREGIHFAMGYSGHGVQMSVYMGEAMARVMAGDPAANPWRDLAWPAVPGHLGKPWFLPLVGAWYRMRDLYE, from the coding sequence ATGAAGCTGGCGTCCTACTGGCTCGAGACGGCGCCGGCGTTCGCGGGTGGGGCGCAGGGCGAGCCGCCGTCGCGGGCCGATGTGGTCGTGATCGGCGGCGGGTTCACAGGGCTTTCGGCCGCGCTCGCGTTGGCGAAGACGGGGGCCGATGTGGTCGTGCTCGAGGCGGCAGGTGTCGTCTCGGCCGCCTCCGGCCGGAACGGCGGGCACTGCAACAACGGGCTTGCGCACGATGCCTCGGCGCTCGTCGACCGTTTCGGGCTCGAGCGCACCCGCGCCCTCTACCGCGCCTTCGACGATGGCGTCGAGCGTGTCGCGGCGATCGTCGGCGAAGAGGGGATCGACTGCGATTTCCGCCGCTCGGGCAAGCTGAAGCTGGCCGCCAAGCCCGGCCATGCCGGCGGACTCGAGCGGTTGCAGGCGTTCCTCGCCCGGGAGATCGACCCCGATACCGCCTTCCTGATGCGTTCCGACCTCGAGGCCGAGATCGGCTCGAGGGTCTATCACGGCGGCCTCCTCTATCGGCGCAGCGCCATGCTCCACGTCGGGCGGTTCGGGGTCGGGCTTGCCGAGGCAGCGAGCCGCCGGGGTGCGCGGATCTACGAGAACACTCCGGTGAGCCAAGTGCGCCGCGATGGCGCGCGCATGATCGTGGAGGCCGGCAAGGCGCGGATTTCATGCGGGGCCGTCCTCCTTGCGACGGGGGCTCAGACGACCCGACCCTTCGATTATTTCCGTCGTCGCATCGTGCAGGTCGGCAGCTTCATCGTCGCCACGGCGCCGCTTTCCGATGCCCTCGCCCGCGAGATCGCTCCCGGCAACCGGACGTTCGTGACCACCAAGCACATCGGGAATTATTTCCGTCTTACGGCCGACAACCGTCTCGTGTTCGGCGGTCGCGCCCGGTTTGCGATCTCGAACCCGACTTCGGATGCCAGCAGCGGCGTCATCCTCGAGCGCGCGATGCGCGCGATCTTCCCGCAGCTGCGGGATACCCGCATCGACTACTGCTGGGGCGGTCTCCTCGACATGACGGCCGACCGGCTGCCCCGGGCGGGCGAGCGCGAGGGCATCCATTTCGCGATGGGCTATAGCGGTCACGGTGTGCAGATGTCCGTATACATGGGCGAGGCGATGGCCCGGGTGATGGCGGGCGATCCCGCTGCGAATCCCTGGCGTGACCTTGCCTGGCCGGCGGTTCCGGGGCATCTCGGCAAGCCCTGGTTCCTCCCGCTTGTCGGCGCGTGGTACCGGATGCGCGACCTCTACGAGTGA
- a CDS encoding haloacid dehalogenase type II, protein MSSLRPKFITFDCYGTLTWFQMSAMAREVYADRVAPERMDAFIADFSSYRYDEVLGDWKPYGDVIRTATRRVCERWGIDYVEDEGTAFYDAVPTWGPHPDVPAPLARVAREYPLVILSNASDNQLGSNVEKLGAPFHRVLTAQQARAYKPRFKAFEYMFDELGCGPEDILHVSSSIRYDIMAAALLGVRNKVYVNRGYEPSVPAFGYHEMADLGGLPGVVGL, encoded by the coding sequence ATGAGCAGCTTGCGGCCCAAGTTCATCACTTTCGACTGCTACGGAACACTGACGTGGTTCCAGATGAGCGCGATGGCGCGCGAGGTTTATGCCGACCGCGTCGCTCCCGAGCGCATGGATGCTTTCATCGCCGATTTTTCGTCCTATCGATACGACGAGGTCCTGGGCGACTGGAAGCCATACGGCGACGTGATCAGAACCGCCACGCGGCGCGTCTGCGAACGATGGGGGATCGACTACGTGGAGGACGAGGGCACCGCGTTCTACGACGCCGTGCCGACCTGGGGCCCGCACCCGGACGTGCCCGCTCCGCTCGCCCGCGTCGCCCGGGAATATCCGCTCGTCATCCTGTCGAACGCCAGTGACAATCAACTCGGCTCGAATGTGGAAAAGCTCGGCGCGCCGTTCCACCGCGTGCTCACCGCCCAGCAGGCCCGCGCTTACAAGCCGCGGTTCAAGGCGTTCGAATACATGTTCGACGAACTCGGTTGCGGGCCGGAGGATATTCTGCACGTCTCCTCGAGCATACGATACGACATCATGGCGGCCGCGCTGCTCGGGGTGCGCAACAAGGTCTACGTGAACCGTGGTTACGAGCCCTCGGTGCCGGCCTTCGGCTATCACGAGATGGCCGACCTCGGTGGTTTGCCGGGTGTCGTCGGCCTCTGA